Proteins from a single region of Esox lucius isolate fEsoLuc1 chromosome 13, fEsoLuc1.pri, whole genome shotgun sequence:
- the entpd4 gene encoding ectonucleoside triphosphate diphosphohydrolase 4 isoform X1: MGRISFSCLPAFWHFSMSPLVLPRLWLPSIRQLLFFGLVLGFLGLLYLLLVTGKVQRSWIRKENFHRHLARVTDIEATDTSNPNLNYGLVVDCGSSGSRVFVYCWPRHNGNPHDLLDIRQMRDQHRKPVVMKIKPGISELANSPEKASDYIHPLLSFAAQHIPKHKHQETPLYILCTAGMRVLSDSQKEALLEDLRTDIPVHFNFLFSDSHVEVISGKQEGVYAWIGINFVLGRFNHVDSERDVVVEVQIPGGDQQEALVRKRTAGVLDMGGVSTQIAYEVPKSVSFASPQQEEVAKNLLAEFNLGCDAHRTEHVYRVYVSTFLGFGGNAARQRYEESIVRNTLSKNKLLGQHVGETAESPILDPCLPTDLQDEVLAATQKLHLRGTGDFDLCRQLLQPFLNRTNETHSSLSGVYQPPIDYHNSQFYGFSEFYYCTEDVLRMGGDFNSSKYASAAKSYCATQWRTLKERFDSGLYASHADVHRLKYQCFKSAWMFEVFHSGFSFPKDYKNLKTALLVYDKEVQWTLGAILYRTRFLPLRDIQQESLKGIHSHWRHSFSFVNNYYLFLACFLVVLLSILLYLLRLRRIHSRTMQRCTTPSAKWLEEGLGSTPLPVTI, from the exons ATGGGAAG GATCAGCTTCTCATGCCTCCCAGCCTTCTGGCACTTCAGCATGTCACCGCTGGTTCTTCCCCGTCTCTGGCTACCTTCAATCAGGCAGCTGCTCTTCTTTGGTTTAGTGTTGGGATTTCTAGGACTCCTTTACCTGTTGCTGGTAACAGGGAAGGTCCAGCGCAGCTGGATCAGAAAAGAGAACTTCCACAG GCATTTGGCGAGGGTCACGGATATTGAGGCCACTGACACCAGTAATCCCAACTTGAACTATGGTCTGGTGGTGGATTGTGGCAGCAGTGGCTCCAGGGTGTTTGTGTACTGTTGGCCACGGCACAACGGTAATCCCCATGATCTGCTCGACATCCGACAGATGAGAGACCAGCACAGGAAACCAGTGGTCATGAAGATCAAACCAG GTATTTCAGAGCTGGCAAACTCACCAGAGAAAGCCAGTGATTACATCCACCCCTTGTTAAGTTTTgctgcccagcacatccccAAACATAAACACCAAGAGACCCCCCTGTACATCCTGTGCACAGCTGGAATGAGGGTGCTGTCTGACAG TCAAAAGGAAGCACTTCTGGAGGATCTACGGACTGACATCCCGGTCCATTTTAACTTCCTCTTTTCTGATTCTCATGTGGAGGTAATTTCCGGCAAGCAGGAAG GTGTGTATGCTTGGATTGGAATCAATTTTGTCCTTGGACGGTTTAATCATGTGGACAGTG AAAGGGATGTAGTAGTTGAGGTGCAGATCCCTGGAGGTGACCAGCAAGAGGCACTGGTGAGGAAACGGACCGCAGGTGTTCTGGATATGGGCGGAGTCTCCACGCAGATAGCATATGAAGTGCCCAAATCTGTAAGCTTTGCTTCTCCACAACAG gagGAAGTTGCAAAGAATTTGCTTGCAGAGTTCAATCTGGGATGTGATGCCCACCGGACAGAGCATGTCTACCGTGTGTATGTGTCCACCTTTCTGGGTTTTGGAGGCAATGCTGCTCGACAAAGATACGAGGAGAGCATTGTCAGGAACACACTCTCTAAAAACAA GCTCCTGGGTCAGCATGTAGGTGAAACAGCAGAGTCCCCCATACTGGACCCATGTCTGCCCACAGACCTGCAGGATGAGGTGCTCGCAGCCACACAAAAACTCCACTTGCGCGGCACCGGGGATTTTGATCTCTGCAGACAGCTGCTTCAGCCCTTTCTCAATCGCACCAACGAGACCCACTCCTCCCTTAGTGGGGTCTACCAGCCTCCCATCGACTACCACAACAGCCAGTTCTACGGGTTCTCAGAGTTCTACTATTGCACAGAGGATGTATTGCGCATGGGTGGGGATTTTAACTCTTCAAAATATGCCAGTGCTGCCAAG AGTTACTGTGCCACCCAGTGGAGAACCCTGAAAGAGCGATTTGACTCTGGCTTGTATGCCTCTCACGCTGATGTTCACAGGCTCAA GTACCAATGTTTCAAATCAGCTTGGATGTTTGAGGTATTCCATTCAGGCTTCTCCTTTCCTAAAGACTATAAAAACCTGAAGACTGCTCTTTTAGTCTATGATAAAGAGGTACAATGGACCCTAGGAGCCATCCTTTACCGAACCCGATTTTTACCTTTAAG GGATATTCAGCAAGAGAGCCTCAAAGGAATCCACTCCCACTGGCGACACAGCTTCTCCTTTGTCAACAACTACTATTTGTTCCTGGCCTGCTTCCTGGTTGTCCTGCTGTCCATCCTGCTGTACTTGCTGCGCCTGCGACGTATCCATAGTCGTACCATGCAGCGCTGCACGACACCTTCTGCCAAGTGGCTCGAGGAGGGTCTCGGATCCACCCCACTTCCTGTCACCATCTAG
- the entpd4 gene encoding ectonucleoside triphosphate diphosphohydrolase 4 isoform X2, whose protein sequence is MGRISFSCLPAFWHFSMSPLVLPRLWLPSIRQLLFFGLVLGFLGLLYLLLVTGKVQRSWIRKENFHRHLARVTDIEATDTSNPNLNYGLVVDCGSSGSRVFVYCWPRHNGNPHDLLDIRQMRDQHRKPVVMKIKPGISELANSPEKASDYIHPLLSFAAQHIPKHKHQETPLYILCTAGMRVLSDSQKEALLEDLRTDIPVHFNFLFSDSHVEVISGKQEGVYAWIGINFVLGRFNHVDSERDVVVEVQIPGGDQQEALVRKRTAGVLDMGGVSTQIAYEVPKSEEVAKNLLAEFNLGCDAHRTEHVYRVYVSTFLGFGGNAARQRYEESIVRNTLSKNKLLGQHVGETAESPILDPCLPTDLQDEVLAATQKLHLRGTGDFDLCRQLLQPFLNRTNETHSSLSGVYQPPIDYHNSQFYGFSEFYYCTEDVLRMGGDFNSSKYASAAKSYCATQWRTLKERFDSGLYASHADVHRLKYQCFKSAWMFEVFHSGFSFPKDYKNLKTALLVYDKEVQWTLGAILYRTRFLPLRDIQQESLKGIHSHWRHSFSFVNNYYLFLACFLVVLLSILLYLLRLRRIHSRTMQRCTTPSAKWLEEGLGSTPLPVTI, encoded by the exons ATGGGAAG GATCAGCTTCTCATGCCTCCCAGCCTTCTGGCACTTCAGCATGTCACCGCTGGTTCTTCCCCGTCTCTGGCTACCTTCAATCAGGCAGCTGCTCTTCTTTGGTTTAGTGTTGGGATTTCTAGGACTCCTTTACCTGTTGCTGGTAACAGGGAAGGTCCAGCGCAGCTGGATCAGAAAAGAGAACTTCCACAG GCATTTGGCGAGGGTCACGGATATTGAGGCCACTGACACCAGTAATCCCAACTTGAACTATGGTCTGGTGGTGGATTGTGGCAGCAGTGGCTCCAGGGTGTTTGTGTACTGTTGGCCACGGCACAACGGTAATCCCCATGATCTGCTCGACATCCGACAGATGAGAGACCAGCACAGGAAACCAGTGGTCATGAAGATCAAACCAG GTATTTCAGAGCTGGCAAACTCACCAGAGAAAGCCAGTGATTACATCCACCCCTTGTTAAGTTTTgctgcccagcacatccccAAACATAAACACCAAGAGACCCCCCTGTACATCCTGTGCACAGCTGGAATGAGGGTGCTGTCTGACAG TCAAAAGGAAGCACTTCTGGAGGATCTACGGACTGACATCCCGGTCCATTTTAACTTCCTCTTTTCTGATTCTCATGTGGAGGTAATTTCCGGCAAGCAGGAAG GTGTGTATGCTTGGATTGGAATCAATTTTGTCCTTGGACGGTTTAATCATGTGGACAGTG AAAGGGATGTAGTAGTTGAGGTGCAGATCCCTGGAGGTGACCAGCAAGAGGCACTGGTGAGGAAACGGACCGCAGGTGTTCTGGATATGGGCGGAGTCTCCACGCAGATAGCATATGAAGTGCCCAAATCT gagGAAGTTGCAAAGAATTTGCTTGCAGAGTTCAATCTGGGATGTGATGCCCACCGGACAGAGCATGTCTACCGTGTGTATGTGTCCACCTTTCTGGGTTTTGGAGGCAATGCTGCTCGACAAAGATACGAGGAGAGCATTGTCAGGAACACACTCTCTAAAAACAA GCTCCTGGGTCAGCATGTAGGTGAAACAGCAGAGTCCCCCATACTGGACCCATGTCTGCCCACAGACCTGCAGGATGAGGTGCTCGCAGCCACACAAAAACTCCACTTGCGCGGCACCGGGGATTTTGATCTCTGCAGACAGCTGCTTCAGCCCTTTCTCAATCGCACCAACGAGACCCACTCCTCCCTTAGTGGGGTCTACCAGCCTCCCATCGACTACCACAACAGCCAGTTCTACGGGTTCTCAGAGTTCTACTATTGCACAGAGGATGTATTGCGCATGGGTGGGGATTTTAACTCTTCAAAATATGCCAGTGCTGCCAAG AGTTACTGTGCCACCCAGTGGAGAACCCTGAAAGAGCGATTTGACTCTGGCTTGTATGCCTCTCACGCTGATGTTCACAGGCTCAA GTACCAATGTTTCAAATCAGCTTGGATGTTTGAGGTATTCCATTCAGGCTTCTCCTTTCCTAAAGACTATAAAAACCTGAAGACTGCTCTTTTAGTCTATGATAAAGAGGTACAATGGACCCTAGGAGCCATCCTTTACCGAACCCGATTTTTACCTTTAAG GGATATTCAGCAAGAGAGCCTCAAAGGAATCCACTCCCACTGGCGACACAGCTTCTCCTTTGTCAACAACTACTATTTGTTCCTGGCCTGCTTCCTGGTTGTCCTGCTGTCCATCCTGCTGTACTTGCTGCGCCTGCGACGTATCCATAGTCGTACCATGCAGCGCTGCACGACACCTTCTGCCAAGTGGCTCGAGGAGGGTCTCGGATCCACCCCACTTCCTGTCACCATCTAG
- the chmp7 gene encoding charged multivesicular body protein 7, with protein MSTEVTLPPEWEDDERMNFFFSDFKDNRDVNTTDWDSKMNFWTSLILKVCKSRGTVCINLQELHKIFRRKGIVPLGLRTVIQCMVRCGQLQRESEFAANVDPGWVSWGVGLLLVKPLKWTFSTFLGNYGVTSEDLFVVIDLVKEKAAELLSLYRSSPMGNHSILSFQELQTLSLNVCVDENTLCMALLQLQREKQVTLSLHEGEKIVKFSQPGQGRVSPISDVDIGIYQLKRSERLLEVRLEALGLEAEKCKDEARVWVQEGKKSQALRCLRRRKQVEKKTDRLYAQLENIKGILDRIANSQTDKLVVQAYQAGVSALRLSLRDVNVEEAESLLDQIQVMCDTQDEVNQTLAGGALNSMDVDTDELEDELRSLLENPILDGPSTLPEVPSHPFAPVRESGSHFDLLSALPSVPQSHLNITDEELDRELSRLALADSDPQQKHALPVRRAEPAQ; from the exons ATGTCTACCGAAGTGACGTTACCACCGGAGTGGGAGGACGATGAAAGAATGAATTTCTTCTTCTCCGATTTCAAAGACAACCGTGATGTCAACACTACTGATTGGGACAGTAAAATGAATTTCTGGACATCTCTCATCTTAAAAGTATGCAAGAGTCGTGGAACCGTCTGTATTAATTTGCAAGAGCTGCACAAGATTTTTCGGAGAAAGGGAATTGTGCCATTGGGTTTGCGAACTGTCATTCAGTGTATGGTCAG gTGTGGCCAGCTACAAAGGGAGTCAGAGTTTGCAGCAAATGTAGACCCTGGGTGGGTGTCTTGGGGTGTTGGCCTGTTGCTGGTGAAGCCTTTAAAATGGACTTTTTCTACTTTTCTGGGTAACTATGGGGTTACTTCAGAGGATTTGTTTGTTGTCATCGACCTGGTAAAg GAGAAGGCAGCAGAATTGCTTAGTCTCTATCGGAGCTCCCCGATGGGCAACCATTCTATACTCTCCTTCCAGGAGCTTCAGACACTGTCACTAAATGTCTGTGTTGATGAGAATACTCTCTGTATGGCTCTGCTACAGCTGCAGAGGGAGAAGCAGGTGACATTATCACTTCATGAAGGCGAGAAG ATTGTTAAGTTTTCTCAGCCCGGACAGGGCCGTGTGTCTCCAATCAGTGACGTGGATATAGGCATCTACCAGTTAAAACGCAGTGAGAGACTACTTGAAGTGAGGTTGGAGGCATTGGGTCTGGAAGCAGAGAA GTGCAAAGATGAAGCTAGGGTGTGGGTGCAAGAAGGGAAAAAATCACAG GCCCTGAGATGTTTGAGAAGGAGAAAGCAAGTCGAGAAGAAAACAGACCGCTTATATGCCCAGCTGGAGAACATAAAAGGAATCCTGGACAGGATAGcaaactcacagacagacaaactg GTGGTACAGGCTTATCAGGCTGGAGTGTCAGCCCTGCGACTCTCTTTGAGGGATGTGAACGTAGAAGAAGCTGAAAGCCTTCTGGATCAAATCCAAGTG ATGTGTGACACTCAAGATGAGGTGAACCAAACCCTGGCTGGTGGAGCACTCAACTCAA tgGATGTAGACACTGATGAGCTGGAAGATGAGCTGAGGTCTTTATTGGAGAACCCAATTCTGGATGGGCCTTCCACTCTACCTGAAGTACCATCACACCCTTTTGCACCTGTCAGGGAATCTGGTTCCCATTTTGATCTACTGAGTGCATTACCCTCAGTCCCTCAAAGCCACTTAAATATCACAGATGAGGAACTGGACAGAGAGTTGAGTCGTCTAGCCCTTGCTGATTCAG ATCCTCAACAAAAACATGCCTTGCCAGTGCGGAGGGCGGAGCCTGCACAGTGA